From Anaerotignum faecicola, the proteins below share one genomic window:
- the infC gene encoding translation initiation factor IF-3, translating into MINEQVRDKEVRLIDDEGNQLGIVSSKEAQKLADERHLDLVKIAPNAKPPVCKIMDYGKYRFDQAKKEKEAKKKQKTVDVKELRLSPSIDTHDVQVKVKKAIEFLKNGDKVKISIRFRGREIGHSKTAVAILESFANDISEFGVIDKAPKMEARSLVMFLAPKV; encoded by the coding sequence ATGATTAACGAACAGGTTAGGGATAAGGAAGTAAGGCTTATTGATGATGAAGGAAACCAGCTTGGTATTGTTTCATCTAAAGAAGCGCAGAAGTTGGCGGACGAGAGGCATCTTGATCTAGTTAAGATTGCCCCAAATGCAAAACCGCCTGTGTGCAAGATTATGGACTACGGGAAATACAGGTTTGATCAGGCGAAAAAGGAAAAGGAAGCCAAAAAGAAACAAAAAACCGTAGACGTTAAGGAGCTTCGCTTATCTCCAAGTATTGATACTCACGACGTTCAGGTTAAGGTGAAAAAAGCTATCGAATTCCTTAAAAACGGTGATAAAGTCAAAATAAGCATACGTTTCAGGGGAAGGGAAATAGGACATTCCAAAACTGCTGTAGCTATACTTGAAAGTTTCGCTAACGACATTTCCGAATTCGGTGTTATAGACAAAGCGCCTAAAATGGAAGCAAGGAGCCTTGTTATGTTCCTGGCTCCAAAGGTATGA
- the accD gene encoding acetyl-CoA carboxylase, carboxyltransferase subunit beta, whose protein sequence is MKLFKKKNYIILGRSPEDEGVSDRNEEPVVPDGMWVKCSYCKKLIYKKEMNELKICPKCGGHFRLSAMERIAVTCDEGSFIEYDKNMGAKNPMDYPNYEKVIESARAKSGIKDGVISGRGKINGEDAVIAVMDSNFMMGSMGSVVGEKVTRAIERATEMRLPVIIFTVSGGARMQEGIISLMQMAKTSAALKKHSNEGLLYISVITDPTTGGVSASFASLGDIIIAEPRALIGFAGQRVIEGTINEKLPEGFQSAEFQLEHGFIDKIVKRTKMKDVLSNLIKLHKQKEAGFNE, encoded by the coding sequence ATGAAGCTTTTTAAAAAGAAAAACTATATAATTCTGGGCCGTTCGCCGGAAGACGAGGGCGTTTCCGACAGAAATGAGGAGCCTGTCGTTCCCGACGGTATGTGGGTTAAATGCAGTTACTGCAAAAAGCTTATATACAAAAAAGAGATGAACGAACTTAAAATCTGTCCAAAATGCGGAGGGCATTTCAGGCTTTCGGCAATGGAACGTATTGCCGTTACATGCGACGAAGGTTCATTTATAGAATATGATAAAAACATGGGGGCAAAAAACCCTATGGATTATCCGAATTATGAAAAGGTTATAGAGAGTGCAAGGGCAAAAAGCGGCATAAAAGACGGCGTAATAAGCGGACGAGGAAAAATTAACGGCGAGGATGCTGTTATAGCTGTTATGGACAGCAATTTTATGATGGGATCTATGGGTTCTGTTGTCGGCGAGAAAGTTACCAGGGCCATTGAGCGTGCCACTGAAATGAGACTTCCGGTTATCATATTTACCGTTTCGGGAGGAGCGAGGATGCAGGAGGGGATAATTTCACTCATGCAGATGGCCAAAACAAGTGCGGCCCTAAAAAAACACAGCAATGAGGGCCTGCTTTATATCTCGGTTATAACTGATCCGACAACGGGAGGCGTAAGCGCAAGTTTTGCAAGTCTTGGAGATATTATAATTGCAGAGCCAAGGGCGCTTATAGGCTTTGCAGGGCAAAGGGTAATAGAAGGCACTATCAATGAGAAACTGCCTGAAGGATTCCAGAGCGCGGAGTTCCAGCTTGAACATGGATTTATAGATAAAATTGTAAAGCGCACAAAAATGAAAGACGTTTTAAGTAATCTTATAAAGCTGCATAAACAAAAGGAGGCGGGCTTTAATGAGTAA
- the rplT gene encoding 50S ribosomal protein L20: MARVKGALNARKKHKKVLKLAKGYRGARSKQYRTAKQSVMKAMAYAFAGRKQTKREYRSLWITRINAAARLNNISYSQLMHGLKLANINMNRKMLADLAVSDAEGFTKLVDTAKAKLN; this comes from the coding sequence ATGGCAAGAGTAAAAGGTGCGCTTAATGCGAGAAAAAAACATAAAAAAGTTTTAAAATTAGCTAAAGGTTACCGCGGGGCAAGGAGCAAACAGTACAGAACTGCAAAACAGTCTGTAATGAAAGCCATGGCTTACGCTTTTGCTGGCAGGAAACAGACGAAAAGGGAATACAGAAGCCTTTGGATTACAAGGATTAACGCTGCCGCAAGGCTTAACAATATATCTTACAGCCAGTTAATGCACGGCTTGAAATTGGCTAACATTAACATGAACAGAAAGATGCTCGCAGATTTAGCTGTCAGCGACGCTGAAGGCTTCACAAAGTTGGTTGACACTGCTAAGGCTAAATTAAACTAA
- a CDS encoding acetyl-CoA carboxylase carboxyltransferase subunit alpha yields the protein MSNASEVLANARKVTRPTSLEFIREIFDGFIELHGDRCFGDDRAIVGGIASLKGRAVTVIGVQKGHTIEENIKRNFGSPNPEGYRKALRLMKQAEKFGRPVVFLINTSGAYCGIGAEERGQGEAIARCLFETAGIKTPVISIFIGEGGSGGALALAAGDRVWMLDNGMYAVLSPEGFASILWRDPSKAGEAAELMKLTAKDLIKNGVIEKIIPEAPEGIENNLRFTTDIIRESLINEFKVLCAMDKDELICKRYERFRKFGEFEE from the coding sequence ATGAGTAATGCTTCGGAAGTTTTAGCAAATGCAAGGAAGGTTACAAGGCCGACTTCTTTGGAGTTTATCCGCGAGATATTCGACGGATTTATTGAACTGCACGGCGACAGATGTTTTGGCGACGACAGGGCTATTGTCGGAGGAATAGCAAGCCTTAAAGGCAGAGCGGTTACTGTGATTGGCGTTCAGAAAGGCCATACTATAGAGGAAAATATCAAAAGAAATTTCGGGTCTCCAAATCCTGAGGGTTATAGGAAAGCTTTAAGGCTGATGAAGCAGGCTGAAAAATTTGGCAGGCCGGTAGTTTTCCTTATAAACACGTCAGGCGCATATTGCGGTATTGGCGCTGAGGAACGCGGCCAGGGAGAAGCTATAGCCAGATGCCTTTTTGAAACGGCAGGAATTAAAACTCCGGTTATTTCTATTTTTATAGGCGAAGGCGGAAGCGGAGGGGCTTTGGCGCTTGCCGCAGGCGACAGAGTTTGGATGCTTGATAACGGAATGTACGCAGTACTTTCTCCGGAAGGGTTTGCCAGCATACTTTGGAGAGATCCTTCAAAGGCTGGGGAGGCGGCCGAGCTTATGAAGTTAACAGCTAAGGATCTTATTAAAAACGGAGTTATAGAAAAAATTATTCCCGAAGCTCCGGAAGGAATCGAAAATAACCTTAGATTTACAACCGATATTATAAGGGAAAGCCTTATCAACGAATTTAAAGTTCTATGCGCAATGGACAAAGACGAACTTATCTGCAAGAGATATGAAAGGTTTAGGAAGTTCGGCGAATTTGAGGAATAA
- a CDS encoding MATE family efflux transporter: MAEQSITELGKKPVKTVLSLSVPAIAEQLLTSLAGLIDTAMVGSIGAAATASIAINISTIWLIDGFITASSAGSMFLVARSLGEGNKIMAKRITRQSITVAVILGLILSLITLAVSGSLPYWLGAEKDVIPLAITYMRIYGFTFIFQAIAVTISSIFRAAGNTKTPFLINAAANIANIIGNFLLIYPTRSVFGMSVFGAGLGVEGAALSTLISKILAAIFLLIFIVRMNSPVKISIKGDYRVSISNLKKLLAIGIPVAAERSTLSIGQVALTGIVSRLGTVALAAHYLTNNIESLLYLPAYGFASTATALVGQSLGADNYSLADKFAGLILKINSIFILSICVPMFIVSPFVLGLFSPDPNVISLGTITFRMTLVTEVFFTISVVASGICRGAGDVKFSLWVSIIGMWVIRIGLAYVMAYPFGLGLIGIWIAVGIDIFIRGILFILRINSGKWKYIWR, from the coding sequence ATGGCTGAACAAAGTATAACCGAACTTGGCAAAAAGCCCGTAAAAACCGTGTTGTCATTATCAGTTCCGGCAATAGCCGAACAGCTTTTAACCTCGCTTGCGGGGCTTATAGATACAGCCATGGTCGGCTCTATCGGCGCGGCGGCTACTGCAAGCATCGCAATAAACATATCAACCATATGGCTTATTGACGGCTTTATAACGGCTTCAAGCGCCGGCTCTATGTTTCTTGTTGCACGAAGTCTTGGCGAAGGCAATAAAATCATGGCTAAACGCATAACGCGGCAGTCCATAACAGTTGCCGTTATACTTGGACTTATATTGTCTTTAATTACGCTTGCAGTATCCGGATCGCTTCCTTACTGGCTCGGCGCCGAAAAAGACGTTATCCCCCTGGCCATTACATATATGCGCATATATGGCTTTACATTTATTTTCCAAGCAATAGCGGTAACTATTTCCTCTATTTTCAGGGCGGCGGGAAATACAAAAACGCCGTTTTTGATTAATGCCGCGGCAAACATCGCCAATATAATAGGAAACTTTCTGCTTATATATCCAACGCGTTCCGTGTTCGGAATGTCCGTATTCGGAGCCGGTTTAGGAGTCGAAGGCGCCGCCTTATCGACGCTTATATCTAAAATACTTGCGGCAATATTTCTGCTCATATTTATAGTACGGATGAACTCGCCTGTAAAGATCTCAATAAAAGGCGATTACCGCGTATCTATATCAAACCTAAAAAAACTGTTGGCAATCGGTATCCCCGTTGCGGCTGAAAGAAGCACGCTTTCTATAGGCCAGGTAGCGCTGACAGGTATAGTTTCGCGCCTAGGCACCGTTGCATTGGCGGCACATTACTTAACAAATAACATAGAAAGCCTGCTGTATCTGCCGGCATACGGATTTGCTTCAACTGCAACGGCCCTTGTAGGCCAGTCGCTGGGAGCTGACAATTATTCGCTTGCCGATAAGTTTGCCGGACTGATACTTAAAATAAACAGTATATTTATATTGTCAATATGCGTTCCGATGTTTATAGTTTCACCCTTTGTGCTCGGACTGTTTTCACCTGATCCTAATGTTATATCACTGGGAACCATAACGTTTCGCATGACGCTTGTAACAGAAGTATTTTTTACAATCTCCGTTGTAGCAAGCGGTATATGCCGCGGCGCCGGCGACGTAAAATTCTCGCTTTGGGTTAGCATAATAGGTATGTGGGTTATCCGTATAGGCCTTGCGTATGTGATGGCATATCCTTTCGGTTTAGGGTTAATAGGAATTTGGATTGCGGTAGGTATTGACATATTTATACGCGGCATTCTTTTTATACTTAGGATAAACAGCGGAAAATGGAAATATATCTGGAGATAG
- the rpsT gene encoding 30S ribosomal protein S20: protein MANIKSAKKRVKVIAKKTLVNKMIKSSTKTAMKKVIVAVEAKDKEAAQAALKGAISAIDRAYSKGILKKNSCARKKSSLTKLVNSL, encoded by the coding sequence GTGGCAAACATTAAATCTGCAAAGAAAAGAGTTAAAGTTATAGCAAAGAAAACATTAGTTAACAAAATGATTAAATCAAGCACGAAAACTGCTATGAAGAAAGTTATCGTTGCGGTTGAGGCTAAAGATAAAGAAGCGGCTCAGGCGGCTTTAAAAGGCGCAATCAGCGCTATTGACAGGGCGTATTCAAAAGGTATTTTAAAGAAAAACAGCTGTGCAAGGAAAAAATCTTCACTTACAAAGCTTGTTAACAGTCTTTAA
- the sigK gene encoding RNA polymerase sporulation sigma factor SigK gives MSDNNSGYTFSYNSSNSFPQPLSPEEEEKYIQLLKNGDAEARNILIERNLRLVAHIVKKYSAAKDSEDLISIGAIGLIKGISSFNPDKNTRLATYAARCIENEILMHLRATKKYINDVYLQDPISSDKEGNEITILDVISQTGETVSDAVDLGFDIKSLYENMKTCLKPQEKLVIELRYGLYGKEEVTQREIAKLLGISRSYVSRIEKRAIKKLHTAMCCEE, from the coding sequence TTGTCGGACAATAACAGCGGATACACCTTTTCCTACAATAGCAGCAACTCCTTCCCTCAGCCACTTTCGCCCGAGGAGGAGGAAAAATACATCCAACTGCTTAAAAACGGGGATGCGGAAGCCAGAAACATATTAATAGAACGCAATCTTCGGCTTGTAGCCCATATAGTCAAAAAATATTCCGCCGCAAAGGACAGCGAGGATTTAATTTCAATAGGGGCAATAGGGCTTATAAAGGGAATATCCTCATTTAATCCTGACAAAAATACACGTTTGGCAACATATGCAGCCAGATGTATAGAAAATGAAATTTTAATGCACCTCAGAGCCACAAAAAAATATATAAACGATGTGTATCTTCAAGACCCGATAAGCAGTGACAAAGAAGGGAACGAAATAACTATACTAGACGTTATAAGCCAAACCGGAGAAACGGTAAGCGATGCGGTTGACTTGGGATTTGATATAAAAAGCCTGTATGAAAATATGAAAACTTGCCTCAAGCCCCAGGAAAAACTTGTTATAGAACTAAGGTACGGATTATACGGAAAAGAAGAAGTTACTCAGCGTGAAATCGCAAAGCTTCTCGGCATATCACGCAGTTATGTAAGCAGAATAGAAAAACGGGCGATAAAAAAACTCCACACGGCAATGTGCTGTGAAGAGTAA
- a CDS encoding histidinol-phosphatase HisJ family protein has translation MFYADYHTHSSFSSDSSTPIEENIITAINIGLKEIAVTDHIDFDYPDPEFPFLFDYEKYACEISRLKEKYNGQIVIRTGVEIGIQPHVYGLIEELACRNYYDFIIGSTHCVDKFDLCTDEFFKGKSKHEAYAGYFKDVLNNVKNTDFFNVYGHIDFINRYGGFKDRTMDYGEFSFITDEILKTLIEKGKGIEINTSGFRYGLGHCHPQAELVKRYRELGGEIITVGSDAHVPKDIAADFDKAYHVLRKCGFKYITIFENRKPSFIKI, from the coding sequence ATGTTTTATGCAGATTACCACACACATTCGAGCTTTTCTTCCGACAGCAGCACACCCATTGAGGAAAATATAATAACGGCAATCAATATCGGCTTAAAGGAAATAGCCGTTACAGACCACATAGATTTTGACTATCCCGATCCGGAATTTCCTTTTTTATTTGACTATGAAAAATACGCCTGTGAAATATCGCGCCTTAAAGAAAAATATAACGGCCAAATTGTCATAAGGACAGGCGTTGAAATAGGAATACAGCCCCATGTTTACGGCCTTATAGAAGAACTTGCATGCAGAAATTATTATGATTTCATAATAGGCTCAACCCACTGCGTCGATAAATTCGACCTTTGCACCGACGAGTTTTTTAAAGGCAAATCAAAACACGAAGCCTATGCGGGATATTTCAAAGACGTGCTTAACAATGTAAAAAATACGGACTTTTTCAATGTCTACGGGCATATAGACTTTATAAACAGATACGGCGGATTTAAAGACAGAACTATGGATTACGGCGAATTCAGCTTTATAACCGACGAAATATTAAAAACGCTTATAGAAAAAGGGAAAGGTATTGAAATTAATACTTCCGGGTTCCGTTACGGTCTCGGCCACTGCCATCCTCAGGCCGAGCTTGTAAAAAGGTATAGGGAACTCGGCGGGGAGATAATAACCGTCGGAAGCGACGCGCACGTACCAAAAGATATTGCCGCCGATTTCGATAAAGCATATCATGTGCTTAGGAAATGTGGATTTAAATACATTACAATATTTGAAAACAGGAAACCGTCGTTTATAAAAATATAA
- the thrS gene encoding threonine--tRNA ligase, translating into MVKVTLKDGVVKEYEKAVSVLEIAQSISEGLARNACCGIVNGETEDLRFVVDRDSEVSICTFDDEEGKKAFRHTASHIMAQAVKRLFPETKLAIGPSIADGFYYDFDRATPFTEDELEKIEAEMKKIAKENIEIERFTLPRDEAVKFMEEKGEPYKVELIEDLPEGSEISFYKQGDFTDLCAGPHLMSTKNVKAVKLMSVAGAYWRGSEKNKMLSRIYGTAYTKASELEAYLNLLEEAKKRDHRKLGKELKLFALLDEGPGFPFFLPKGMVLKNTLMEYWREIHKRAGYVEISTPIILSRKLWENSGHWDHYKDNMYTTVIDDEDFAVKPMNCPGGMLVYKQDLHSYRDLPMRVAEVGLVHRHEKSGALHGLMRVRCFNQDDAHIFMTEEQIPEEISGVIALIDEVYRLFGFKYHIELSTRPEDSMGSDEAWETATNGLIAALKANNIDYVVNEGDGAFYGPKIDFHLEDSLGRTWQCGTIQLDMQMPERFDLEYTAADGSKKRPVMIHRVCFGSIERFIGILIEHFAGAFPTWLSPVQAKVLSISEKYEEYAEKVAGELSAAGIRVETDLRAEKIGYKIREARNERIPYIIVVGEKDLEAGKVSVRTRAGGDEGQKDLAEVISRMKKEIETRENN; encoded by the coding sequence ATGGTTAAAGTAACTTTAAAAGACGGCGTAGTTAAAGAATATGAAAAGGCGGTAAGCGTACTTGAAATAGCCCAAAGCATAAGCGAAGGCCTTGCAAGGAACGCATGCTGCGGTATTGTAAACGGGGAAACGGAAGATCTACGCTTTGTGGTTGACAGGGATTCGGAAGTCAGCATATGCACTTTTGATGATGAAGAAGGGAAAAAGGCTTTCAGGCATACGGCAAGCCATATAATGGCACAGGCTGTGAAAAGGCTTTTTCCTGAAACAAAGCTTGCTATCGGTCCGTCCATAGCCGACGGGTTTTATTATGATTTTGACAGGGCAACGCCTTTTACAGAGGACGAGCTTGAAAAAATCGAAGCGGAAATGAAGAAAATTGCAAAAGAAAATATTGAAATAGAACGTTTTACGCTCCCTCGCGATGAAGCCGTTAAGTTTATGGAGGAAAAGGGCGAACCTTATAAGGTTGAACTGATTGAGGATCTGCCGGAAGGCTCCGAAATTTCATTCTATAAACAAGGCGACTTTACGGATCTTTGCGCGGGCCCCCACCTTATGTCTACGAAGAATGTTAAAGCCGTTAAGCTTATGAGCGTTGCCGGTGCATATTGGAGGGGAAGCGAAAAAAATAAAATGCTTTCGAGAATTTACGGTACTGCTTATACTAAAGCAAGCGAGCTTGAGGCGTACTTAAACCTTCTTGAGGAAGCTAAAAAGCGCGATCACAGGAAATTGGGCAAGGAACTTAAACTTTTCGCGCTCCTTGATGAAGGCCCCGGTTTCCCGTTCTTCCTTCCTAAGGGCATGGTGCTTAAAAATACGCTTATGGAATATTGGAGAGAAATACACAAGAGAGCCGGATATGTTGAAATTTCAACGCCTATTATATTAAGCAGGAAGCTTTGGGAGAACAGCGGCCACTGGGATCATTACAAAGATAATATGTACACGACGGTTATTGATGATGAGGACTTTGCCGTTAAACCTATGAACTGCCCGGGCGGCATGCTTGTTTACAAACAGGATCTTCATTCATATAGGGATCTTCCCATGAGGGTTGCGGAAGTTGGCCTTGTACACAGGCATGAGAAAAGCGGCGCCCTTCACGGGCTTATGCGTGTGCGCTGTTTTAACCAGGACGATGCGCATATATTCATGACAGAAGAACAGATACCGGAAGAAATAAGCGGCGTTATAGCTCTTATTGACGAAGTTTACAGGCTGTTTGGCTTTAAATACCATATAGAACTTTCAACCCGTCCCGAAGACAGCATGGGAAGCGACGAAGCATGGGAAACGGCGACAAACGGCCTTATTGCGGCTCTTAAAGCAAATAACATAGATTATGTTGTAAACGAGGGCGACGGTGCGTTCTACGGGCCTAAAATTGATTTCCACCTTGAAGATTCCCTTGGCAGGACATGGCAGTGCGGCACAATACAGCTTGATATGCAGATGCCGGAGCGTTTTGATCTTGAATATACTGCGGCAGACGGTTCAAAGAAACGTCCTGTCATGATACACCGAGTATGTTTCGGATCTATTGAAAGGTTTATAGGTATTTTAATTGAGCACTTTGCAGGCGCGTTTCCTACATGGCTTTCACCTGTGCAAGCTAAGGTGCTTTCGATTTCCGAAAAATATGAAGAATATGCCGAAAAAGTTGCGGGCGAACTTTCAGCCGCCGGCATAAGGGTTGAAACCGATTTAAGGGCGGAAAAAATCGGTTATAAGATAAGGGAAGCAAGGAATGAAAGGATACCTTATATAATCGTTGTCGGAGAAAAAGACCTTGAGGCAGGCAAAGTTTCCGTAAGGACAAGGGCAGGCGGAGACGAAGGGCAGAAAGATTTGGCCGAAGTTATCTCAAGGATGAAAAAAGAAATTGAAACAAGGGAAAATAATTGA
- the fabZ gene encoding 3-hydroxyacyl-ACP dehydratase FabZ yields MDDIKGIMSVLPHRPPFLLIDRIEEVIPGEKVVAVKNVTMNEPFFVGHFPQEPVVPGVLIVEAMAQAGAYAVLKMEEYKGKTAYFGGIDKAKFRQKVVPGDTLRLEVEIIKLKKIAGIGKGTAYVNGKKVCEAEITFMIG; encoded by the coding sequence ATGGATGATATAAAGGGCATAATGTCTGTCCTCCCGCACAGGCCGCCATTCCTGCTTATAGACAGGATTGAAGAAGTAATACCGGGCGAAAAGGTTGTGGCGGTTAAGAACGTAACCATGAACGAACCTTTCTTTGTCGGACATTTTCCGCAGGAGCCGGTTGTGCCGGGCGTACTTATAGTTGAAGCTATGGCGCAGGCAGGAGCGTACGCCGTTTTGAAAATGGAGGAATATAAAGGAAAAACGGCATATTTCGGCGGCATTGACAAAGCAAAGTTTCGCCAGAAGGTTGTGCCCGGCGATACTTTACGGCTCGAAGTTGAGATAATAAAGCTTAAAAAAATAGCCGGTATCGGAAAGGGTACGGCTTATGTAAACGGCAAAAAAGTATGTGAGGCCGAGATTACATTTATGATTGGATAA
- the accB gene encoding acetyl-CoA carboxylase biotin carboxyl carrier protein: MEFNEIKELIQIIDTSKLRSFELSNNGTFIKMSKNIVEQPVSGGIQNQTYTAEEIKSEPAMVTEVSEQFENGNGTAVKGGNSVTAPIVGTFYASPAPDKPSFVSVGSKVKKGDVLCIIEAMKVMNEVVSDFDGEVTEICAEDGDLVEYGMKLFTIA; the protein is encoded by the coding sequence ATGGAATTTAACGAAATTAAAGAACTTATACAAATTATAGATACGTCAAAGCTCAGAAGCTTTGAACTTTCAAATAACGGCACATTCATTAAAATGAGCAAAAATATCGTAGAACAGCCTGTTTCCGGCGGAATACAGAATCAGACATATACTGCTGAAGAAATAAAGTCCGAACCTGCAATGGTTACAGAGGTGTCAGAACAGTTTGAGAATGGAAATGGAACAGCTGTTAAAGGCGGGAATTCTGTTACAGCGCCTATAGTGGGAACATTTTACGCAAGCCCGGCGCCTGATAAGCCGAGTTTCGTATCTGTGGGAAGCAAGGTAAAGAAAGGCGACGTGCTTTGTATTATTGAAGCCATGAAGGTTATGAACGAGGTTGTAAGCGATTTTGACGGCGAAGTGACTGAGATATGCGCCGAAGACGGCGATTTGGTAGAATATGGAATGAAACTGTTTACAATAGCGTAA
- the rpmI gene encoding 50S ribosomal protein L35, whose translation MPKLKTKKAVAKRFKVTGTGQLKRHKANTQHIMGKKSTKRKRNLRKSTLTDKTVLNSIKKKLLPYV comes from the coding sequence ATGCCTAAGTTAAAAACAAAAAAAGCAGTTGCAAAACGTTTTAAAGTTACCGGAACAGGTCAGCTTAAAAGACATAAAGCCAATACTCAGCATATTATGGGTAAAAAATCAACTAAGAGGAAAAGGAATTTAAGAAAGTCTACATTAACAGACAAGACTGTTTTGAATTCAATCAAGAAGAAATTGTTACCGTACGTTTAA
- a CDS encoding acetyl-CoA carboxylase biotin carboxylase subunit: MFSKILIANRGEIAVRIIRACREMGIKTVAVFSEPDREALHTQLADEAVCIGPAKSKESYLNMQNIISAAVVTKAQAIHPGFGFLAENSVFAGMCEECNIKFIGPKAGVIDSMGNKSNARKLMIEAGVPVIPGSDGVIDTLEKAKETAGRLGYPVMVKASSGGGGKGIRIVRQEEDLEKAYESAKSETKAAFGDDTMYMEKVIENARHIEIQILGDEFGHVIHLGERDCSIQRRNQKVLEEAPSPALDENVRKAMGEAAVKAAKAVGYESAGTIEFLYDKNGNFYFMEMNTRIQVEHPVTEMVTGIDIVKEQIKIAAGEHLQIKQNDVKIKGHAIECRINAENPDKNFAPSPGEIDYMLVPGGGMGVRIDSAVYPKCKILPYYDSMIAKVITYGNTRQEAIEKMRRCLYEFVIEGVDTNIEFQEKILTNSKYQAGTFDTGFIADEIIK, encoded by the coding sequence ATGTTTTCAAAAATACTTATTGCCAACAGGGGTGAAATTGCAGTCCGTATTATACGCGCTTGCAGGGAAATGGGCATTAAAACTGTGGCTGTATTTTCCGAACCTGACAGGGAAGCGCTCCATACCCAGTTGGCGGATGAGGCCGTTTGCATCGGCCCGGCAAAAAGCAAGGAAAGCTACCTTAATATGCAGAATATTATAAGCGCGGCTGTTGTAACAAAGGCGCAGGCGATACACCCAGGGTTTGGGTTCCTTGCGGAAAACAGCGTATTTGCCGGTATGTGCGAAGAATGTAATATAAAATTTATAGGGCCCAAAGCCGGCGTTATTGATTCGATGGGCAATAAAAGCAATGCAAGGAAGCTTATGATTGAAGCCGGAGTTCCTGTAATTCCGGGAAGCGACGGAGTTATAGATACGCTTGAAAAAGCAAAGGAAACGGCCGGCCGGCTCGGATATCCGGTAATGGTAAAAGCTTCTTCAGGCGGCGGAGGAAAAGGCATCAGGATTGTCAGGCAGGAAGAAGATCTTGAGAAGGCGTATGAAAGTGCAAAGAGCGAAACAAAAGCCGCTTTCGGCGACGATACAATGTATATGGAAAAAGTAATTGAAAATGCCCGCCATATCGAAATACAAATATTAGGAGATGAATTCGGGCATGTGATACATCTCGGTGAGCGCGATTGTTCCATACAAAGGAGAAATCAGAAAGTGCTTGAGGAAGCGCCTTCTCCCGCTCTTGACGAGAATGTGCGCAAAGCTATGGGCGAAGCGGCTGTTAAGGCGGCTAAAGCCGTTGGATATGAAAGCGCCGGTACGATAGAATTTTTATATGACAAAAACGGCAATTTCTATTTTATGGAAATGAATACCCGAATTCAGGTTGAGCATCCTGTTACGGAAATGGTGACGGGAATTGATATTGTAAAGGAACAGATTAAAATTGCGGCCGGAGAACATCTCCAAATAAAACAAAACGACGTTAAAATTAAAGGGCATGCCATTGAATGTAGGATAAATGCGGAAAATCCTGATAAAAATTTTGCGCCGTCTCCCGGTGAAATCGATTATATGCTTGTTCCCGGAGGGGGAATGGGAGTGAGGATTGACAGCGCCGTTTATCCGAAGTGCAAGATACTTCCATACTATGATTCTATGATTGCAAAAGTAATAACATATGGAAATACAAGACAGGAAGCTATTGAAAAAATGCGCCGCTGTTTGTATGAGTTTGTTATTGAAGGCGTTGATACTAATATTGAGTTTCAGGAAAAAATACTTACAAACAGTAAATACCAGGCCGGTACATTTGACACCGGATTTATAGCCGATGAGATCATAAAATAA